Proteins encoded in a region of the Mycolicibacterium duvalii genome:
- a CDS encoding MaoC family dehydratase, translated as MKVIGSIADAEQAVGEELGVGDWIVVDQQRIDAFADITEDHQWIHVDVDRAKDESPYGATIAHGFLTLSLLPVLSSHNYRFENSKMRVNYGLNKVRFLAPVTAGSRVRVRTVVAEAVKVDDTTVNVTMRHTVELDGSDKPAAVADLIVRAIF; from the coding sequence ATGAAGGTCATTGGGTCAATCGCGGATGCGGAGCAGGCGGTCGGCGAAGAGCTCGGTGTCGGCGATTGGATCGTGGTCGACCAGCAGCGCATCGACGCCTTCGCCGACATCACCGAAGACCACCAGTGGATTCACGTCGACGTGGACCGCGCGAAGGACGAAAGTCCATACGGGGCGACCATCGCCCACGGCTTTCTGACGCTGTCTCTGCTCCCGGTTCTGAGCTCGCACAACTACAGGTTCGAGAACTCGAAAATGCGGGTCAACTACGGCCTGAACAAGGTGCGCTTCCTGGCTCCGGTGACTGCGGGCAGCCGGGTGCGCGTCCGGACGGTTGTCGCCGAGGCCGTGAAGGTCGATGACACCACGGTGAATGTGACGATGCGCCACACCGTCGAACTCGATGGCTCCGACAAGCCGGCCGCGGTGGCGGACCTGATTGTGCGAGCGATTTTTTGA
- a CDS encoding thiolase family protein: MRGGPFEGKAVLTGAGKSQVGRRLGRTGLDLTLEAVLRAIEDAGLSVDDVDGIASYPGPGVPDAGFSGATVQEVRTALGLRSRWYVSAMETAGQIGPVIEACMAVSLGLANHVVVYRSVWESTAAQQAGGGRASVLFGGGQLPPHLEWVAPFGALSAANWLAMPAQRYMNDFGLTREQLGRIAINARTNAGLNPDAVYRDPMTMEDYLGARMISEPLCLYDCDVPCDGATAVIVSRRDAAAGLPRHPLTVESVGPGMFERATWDQRSDITTMAAHDSAATLWEHTSLTPADVDMAQLYDGFSFLTVMWLEALGFCDHGKVGEFLGDGSRIALDGSLPINTSGGQLSGGRLHGMGFLHEACVQMWGEGGERQAPKTPEVVAVGVGGGPVAGSMLLSSR; this comes from the coding sequence ATGAGGGGCGGCCCGTTCGAGGGAAAGGCCGTTCTGACCGGCGCGGGTAAGTCACAGGTCGGGCGCCGGCTCGGGCGCACCGGGCTGGACCTGACGCTGGAAGCGGTGCTGCGGGCCATCGAGGACGCCGGCCTGAGCGTCGACGACGTCGACGGGATCGCCAGTTATCCAGGCCCCGGGGTGCCCGACGCCGGTTTCTCCGGAGCGACGGTCCAGGAGGTGCGAACCGCACTGGGGCTGCGCTCCCGCTGGTACGTCTCGGCGATGGAGACTGCCGGACAGATCGGCCCGGTGATCGAGGCCTGCATGGCGGTCAGCCTGGGGTTGGCCAATCACGTCGTGGTGTACCGGTCGGTGTGGGAGTCCACTGCTGCCCAGCAGGCGGGCGGAGGACGGGCCTCGGTGCTGTTCGGCGGCGGCCAGCTGCCTCCGCATCTGGAATGGGTGGCGCCGTTCGGGGCGCTGTCGGCGGCGAACTGGCTGGCGATGCCCGCCCAGCGCTACATGAACGATTTTGGGTTGACCCGCGAGCAACTCGGCCGCATCGCGATCAATGCCCGTACCAACGCCGGACTCAACCCCGACGCGGTGTACCGCGATCCGATGACCATGGAGGACTACCTCGGCGCCCGGATGATCTCCGAGCCGCTGTGCCTCTACGACTGCGATGTGCCCTGCGACGGTGCCACGGCCGTGATCGTATCGCGCCGCGACGCGGCGGCCGGCCTGCCGCGGCACCCGCTGACGGTGGAGTCCGTCGGGCCGGGCATGTTTGAACGCGCCACCTGGGACCAACGTTCGGATATCACCACGATGGCTGCCCACGATTCGGCGGCCACCCTGTGGGAGCACACGTCGCTGACCCCCGCCGACGTAGACATGGCCCAGCTGTATGACGGCTTCTCCTTCTTGACCGTGATGTGGCTGGAGGCGTTGGGCTTCTGCGACCACGGCAAGGTCGGTGAGTTCTTGGGTGATGGCTCTCGCATTGCGCTGGACGGCTCGCTGCCGATCAACACCAGCGGCGGCCAGCTCTCTGGTGGCCGGTTGCATGGTATGGGTTTCCTGCACGAAGCGTGTGTGCAGATGTGGGGTGAGGGTGGCGAGCGGCAGGCGCCGAAGACCCCTGAAGTGGTCGCGGTCGGTGTCGGCGGTGGACCGGTGGCCGGGTCGATGCTGCTGAGCAGCCGCTGA
- a CDS encoding amidohydrolase family protein, with protein MPLQDHHQIVSVDDHLVEHPRVWQDRLPERFREAGPRIVELDGKHLWSYDGQIFPTIGLNAVAGKPPEEWGMDPVRYEDMIPGCYDPVARIADMDVDGVQSALCFPSFPGFGGGTFFRAQDKELALLCVKAWNDFYIDEWCATAPDRYIPLAILPVWDIDETVAEAERVAAKGARTVSFPDSPVPLGLPSFHSDHWDPLWQVCSEAQMPVSLHFGSGSYVPGFSFSSMKPVPGEMTMPDAPFAVAITLFSTNLMWTTVDLLFSGKLQKFPNLQISLAEGGIGWVPYILERSDYVWERHRYYQPIDFDTRPSDLFKKHFWGCFIDDEHGLKNRHEIGIDRITLEIDFPHSDSNWPNSRKRAAEVLAEVPDDECSLIVEENARRMLNFPRVTTGERVLSGV; from the coding sequence ATGCCGCTTCAGGATCATCACCAGATCGTGTCCGTCGATGACCACCTCGTCGAACACCCGCGGGTCTGGCAGGATCGCCTGCCGGAGCGATTCCGCGAGGCGGGACCTCGGATCGTCGAATTGGACGGCAAGCACCTGTGGAGTTATGACGGGCAGATCTTCCCGACCATCGGCCTCAACGCGGTCGCGGGCAAGCCGCCGGAGGAGTGGGGGATGGACCCCGTCCGCTACGAGGACATGATCCCGGGCTGCTACGACCCGGTAGCGCGGATCGCCGATATGGACGTCGACGGTGTGCAGTCCGCCCTGTGCTTCCCGTCGTTCCCGGGCTTCGGCGGCGGCACCTTCTTCCGCGCCCAGGACAAGGAGCTCGCGCTGCTGTGCGTCAAGGCGTGGAACGATTTCTACATCGACGAATGGTGCGCCACCGCACCCGATCGCTATATCCCGCTGGCGATTCTGCCGGTGTGGGATATCGACGAGACGGTCGCCGAAGCCGAGAGGGTGGCGGCCAAGGGTGCGCGCACCGTGTCATTCCCGGACAGCCCCGTGCCGCTGGGTCTGCCGTCGTTCCACTCCGATCACTGGGACCCGCTGTGGCAGGTCTGTTCCGAGGCGCAGATGCCGGTCTCGTTGCACTTCGGGTCGGGCTCCTATGTGCCCGGGTTCTCGTTCTCCTCGATGAAGCCGGTGCCCGGTGAGATGACCATGCCCGACGCGCCGTTCGCGGTGGCGATCACCCTGTTCTCCACCAACCTGATGTGGACGACGGTCGACCTGTTGTTCTCCGGCAAGCTGCAGAAGTTCCCGAACCTGCAGATCTCGCTGGCCGAGGGCGGCATAGGCTGGGTGCCCTACATCCTGGAGCGGTCGGACTATGTATGGGAGCGGCACCGCTACTACCAGCCCATAGATTTCGATACCCGGCCCTCCGATTTGTTCAAGAAGCACTTCTGGGGCTGTTTCATCGACGACGAGCACGGGCTGAAGAACCGGCACGAGATCGGCATCGACCGGATCACCTTGGAGATCGATTTCCCGCATTCGGACTCCAACTGGCCGAATTCCCGCAAGCGCGCTGCCGAGGTGCTCGCGGAGGTGCCTGACGACGAGTGCTCACTGATCGTCGAGGAGAACGCCCGCCGCATGCTCAACTTTCCGCGGGTGACCACAGGCGAGCGCGTTCTGTCCGGCGTCTGA
- a CDS encoding ferredoxin → MKVHLEQSKCVGHAQCYAVDPDLFPIDDSGYSILEPTEVTPENEQRIRDGVAACPELALVLEGK, encoded by the coding sequence ATGAAAGTTCATCTCGAGCAGTCGAAATGTGTAGGCCACGCGCAGTGCTACGCCGTCGATCCCGATCTGTTCCCGATCGACGACTCGGGTTACTCGATTCTCGAGCCCACCGAGGTGACGCCTGAGAATGAGCAGCGCATCCGCGATGGCGTTGCTGCTTGCCCCGAGTTGGCGCTGGTGCTCGAAGGTAAGTGA
- a CDS encoding CAP domain-containing protein has protein sequence MSPSRAGRRCALPLALISAVAPAVAVPSAQADNKRLNESVFANIYTAQKQNGCPTEPKLDGRLVEAARLHTLDVLNNTNLDGDIGSDGSTPQDRANGQHFAGKVSETVAINPALAISGIEILGQWWYDPPRRAIMQDCANTAIGVWSENSLARSVVVAVYGQPEL, from the coding sequence ATGTCACCTTCCCGCGCTGGCCGGCGTTGCGCATTGCCGCTGGCATTGATCTCCGCTGTGGCCCCCGCTGTCGCGGTGCCGTCCGCCCAGGCCGACAACAAGAGGCTGAACGAAAGCGTGTTCGCCAACATCTACACCGCACAGAAGCAAAACGGCTGCCCGACCGAGCCGAAGCTCGACGGCCGGCTGGTGGAGGCAGCGCGCCTGCACACCCTGGACGTGCTGAACAACACCAATCTCGACGGCGACATCGGTTCCGACGGGTCCACACCACAGGACCGGGCCAACGGGCAGCACTTCGCCGGCAAGGTGTCGGAGACCGTCGCGATCAACCCGGCCCTTGCGATCAGCGGAATCGAGATCCTCGGCCAATGGTGGTACGACCCCCCACGCCGGGCCATCATGCAGGACTGCGCGAACACCGCCATCGGGGTGTGGTCGGAGAACAGTCTGGCTCGTTCCGTGGTGGTCGCGGTATACGGACAGCCCGAGCTGTAG
- a CDS encoding TetR/AcrR family transcriptional regulator, whose amino-acid sequence MPKTPDKTRRPGYAPADNSGVGRRGLHKRERILACAANVFLANGFHSTSLDTIARAANSSRATVYQYFAGKEDIFRELSAVAGRAVLDHGGRLGDLGPTADGIDALHRWLTEWADIYDTHAAVFAEYPGIGTALSVIDAGPVAEEFRLRVTAQLHAARLRGLDPDDAAAALMRIPHMVHLYQRRAMFPLPGREPLSWSLTVALQLMLFPDTPADILPRDGRQPVSSTGRPAAGAAPAPQTLIIPSSPVGQDVLSASSSLFAEHGYYAVSMEEIAAATDISRATLYRHFSTKDRILAELTREALIEIEQHAATLPGIADIEAFTTWMVGYVRFHRRYSGVIRAWFDGAAAEQLSEAALDHGITAIHHAVQKLLEPVRLPDGLDPEVAGAVFLAVLGRMTEPTAATAPESDHRTAELMVNLLRRSLLRAG is encoded by the coding sequence ATGCCGAAAACTCCGGACAAGACCCGCCGTCCCGGATATGCGCCCGCCGACAACAGCGGCGTCGGCCGGCGCGGTCTGCACAAGCGCGAACGAATCCTCGCATGTGCAGCGAACGTATTCCTGGCCAACGGGTTCCACAGCACCTCGCTGGACACCATTGCCAGGGCGGCCAACTCGTCCCGTGCCACGGTCTATCAGTACTTTGCCGGCAAAGAGGACATCTTCCGGGAATTGAGCGCGGTGGCCGGCCGGGCCGTGCTCGACCATGGCGGGCGACTCGGCGATCTGGGCCCGACCGCCGACGGGATCGATGCACTGCACCGTTGGCTCACCGAATGGGCCGACATCTACGACACCCACGCGGCGGTATTCGCGGAGTACCCCGGTATCGGGACCGCACTGTCGGTGATCGACGCGGGTCCGGTCGCCGAAGAGTTTCGCCTGCGGGTGACTGCTCAGTTGCACGCGGCCCGACTCCGGGGGCTCGACCCCGACGATGCGGCCGCGGCGCTGATGCGGATCCCGCACATGGTCCACCTCTACCAACGCCGCGCGATGTTCCCGTTGCCCGGCCGGGAGCCGCTCTCGTGGTCGTTGACGGTCGCCCTGCAGCTGATGTTGTTCCCCGACACCCCCGCTGACATCCTGCCGCGTGATGGCCGCCAACCGGTCAGCAGTACCGGCCGGCCGGCCGCGGGGGCCGCGCCGGCACCCCAAACCTTGATCATCCCGTCGTCGCCCGTGGGCCAGGACGTGCTGTCGGCCAGTTCCTCGCTGTTCGCCGAACACGGGTACTACGCGGTCAGCATGGAGGAAATTGCCGCCGCCACCGACATCAGCCGGGCAACCCTGTACCGGCACTTCAGCACGAAGGACAGGATCCTCGCCGAACTCACCCGCGAGGCGTTGATCGAGATCGAACAGCATGCAGCGACCCTGCCTGGAATCGCCGACATCGAGGCGTTCACCACGTGGATGGTGGGCTACGTACGATTTCACCGTCGCTACAGCGGTGTCATTCGCGCATGGTTCGACGGCGCGGCGGCAGAGCAGCTGTCCGAGGCGGCGCTCGACCACGGCATCACGGCTATCCACCACGCGGTACAGAAGCTGTTGGAGCCCGTTCGACTACCGGACGGCCTTGACCCCGAAGTGGCCGGAGCGGTGTTCCTCGCAGTGCTGGGCCGGATGACCGAACCGACAGCGGCCACCGCACCCGAAAGCGATCATCGCACCGCAGAACTCATGGTGAACCTGTTGCGACGGTCACTACTACGGGCCGGCTGA
- a CDS encoding DUF732 domain-containing protein has translation MSISTAHADAVGCLVNVTVRPGYNFANADQALAYGYGVCDKIAPLVGDVEADFNTSDELQASYPMSQSAQQLCPAQIWQLRQSAAELYGSAGP, from the coding sequence TTGAGCATCTCGACCGCGCACGCAGATGCCGTGGGCTGTCTCGTCAACGTGACGGTGCGGCCCGGATACAACTTCGCCAACGCCGACCAGGCACTGGCCTACGGGTATGGGGTCTGTGACAAGATTGCGCCGTTGGTCGGTGACGTCGAGGCCGACTTCAACACCTCAGACGAGCTCCAGGCCTCATATCCCATGTCCCAGTCCGCACAGCAACTCTGCCCGGCCCAGATCTGGCAGCTGCGACAGTCGGCGGCTGAGCTGTACGGTTCAGCCGGCCCGTAG
- a CDS encoding AMP-binding enzyme, producing the protein MPDDRWGETVCVVVVPSADAVPTLAAVQDGVRQRLARHKVPRRPVLVAELPVLASGKADKKRLRTELTD; encoded by the coding sequence GTGCCCGACGATCGATGGGGCGAGACGGTGTGCGTGGTCGTCGTGCCATCCGCCGATGCGGTGCCGACACTGGCGGCTGTCCAGGACGGCGTCCGGCAGCGACTGGCCCGACACAAGGTGCCGCGCCGGCCGGTGCTGGTCGCCGAACTACCGGTGTTGGCCAGCGGCAAGGCGGACAAGAAGCGGTTGCGCACCGAACTCACGGACTGA
- a CDS encoding TetR/AcrR family transcriptional regulator: MTAQAEANRAGGAWGADLPLNEEQARERLLAAAEACYAERGPTRTRMSDIAARAGVNRSTVYYYFQNKEAVLVASFIRTLAGIFVSVEPCWHTDEPFLDRLVAACLAGNEAARTSPTARLLIRNDEALHTYHATQASDVWRTELAKALGRRIADAAERGEVRDDIAPETLARWVTRINFSLMSEPASAEDGGEEGILRHLLAASLAPRR, translated from the coding sequence GTGACCGCACAGGCAGAAGCGAACCGCGCGGGCGGCGCCTGGGGTGCAGATCTTCCGCTGAACGAAGAGCAGGCCAGGGAGCGACTGCTGGCAGCGGCCGAAGCCTGTTACGCCGAGCGGGGGCCGACCCGAACCCGCATGAGCGATATCGCCGCCAGGGCGGGCGTGAACCGGTCCACGGTCTACTACTACTTCCAGAACAAGGAAGCGGTGCTGGTAGCTTCCTTCATCCGGACGCTGGCCGGCATCTTCGTCTCGGTCGAGCCCTGCTGGCACACGGATGAGCCATTTCTCGATCGGCTGGTCGCGGCTTGTCTGGCGGGCAACGAAGCTGCCCGGACTTCGCCTACGGCAAGGCTTCTCATCCGCAACGATGAAGCGCTGCACACCTATCATGCGACCCAAGCGTCAGACGTTTGGCGTACTGAGCTGGCCAAGGCTCTCGGTCGGCGCATCGCCGATGCTGCCGAGCGCGGCGAGGTGCGCGACGATATCGCTCCAGAAACGTTGGCGCGGTGGGTGACTCGTATCAACTTCAGCCTCATGTCCGAGCCCGCCAGTGCGGAGGATGGTGGCGAGGAGGGCATACTGCGACATCTGCTCGCGGCGTCTCTGGCGCCGCGGCGGTAG
- a CDS encoding phosphotransferase family protein: MSDEEIISNWIAQHMGARVVAITRQARWRAAWLVDAERDGVVLPLVVRGERGGGIPMQFPLHHEMSLQRVMGEQGIPVPAVHGWIDDLPAYVMDRVDGQPGFDGLTTEQRDAVMREYMAELAKLHRLPLEPFLEAGVQRASSPSEVGSYGIGQFEKVWRAGKNAPNPLLEFVLGWLKRNPVDTRGRESAIVWDSGQLHQKDGRLVALLDVEAGHIGDPMMDLAAPRMRDTVLHFGDFETLYREYERAGGVPVDMDAIQLHHIAFTLTNELAFRNSLNDPEPDSDYMTNLHWCSETNLHAIEALGERLGLQLEPPEIPEATVTRAAAAHDQLIHMLRGISTDDEYIRYRLRVAFRLARYVQREDEIGAELTNADLDDLASLLGHRPHTWQEGDAALEQFVLADDGRHDEQLCQLFYRRQIRHKNTLGPLGSAMVAHHTCQPFPARV, translated from the coding sequence GCGATCACCCGTCAGGCGCGGTGGCGTGCCGCCTGGCTGGTCGATGCCGAGCGCGACGGTGTGGTGCTGCCGCTGGTCGTGCGTGGCGAGCGTGGCGGCGGGATACCCATGCAGTTTCCGTTGCATCATGAGATGTCCCTGCAACGAGTCATGGGAGAACAGGGCATTCCCGTTCCGGCGGTACACGGCTGGATCGACGATCTGCCCGCGTATGTGATGGACCGTGTCGACGGTCAACCCGGATTTGACGGGCTGACCACCGAGCAACGCGACGCGGTGATGCGCGAATACATGGCCGAACTGGCCAAGCTTCACCGCCTGCCGCTGGAGCCGTTCCTCGAAGCTGGCGTCCAACGTGCTTCCAGCCCGTCCGAGGTGGGCAGCTACGGAATCGGGCAGTTCGAAAAGGTATGGCGGGCAGGAAAGAACGCTCCAAATCCGCTGCTGGAGTTCGTGCTCGGATGGCTCAAGCGCAATCCCGTCGATACCCGTGGCCGGGAGTCGGCCATCGTATGGGACTCGGGCCAGCTACACCAGAAGGACGGACGCCTGGTCGCACTCCTCGATGTGGAAGCCGGCCACATTGGCGATCCGATGATGGACCTGGCCGCACCCCGGATGCGTGACACGGTTCTGCATTTCGGTGACTTCGAGACGCTGTACCGGGAATATGAGCGTGCCGGCGGAGTTCCCGTCGACATGGACGCAATTCAGTTGCACCACATCGCTTTCACGCTCACCAACGAACTGGCGTTCCGGAACTCGCTCAACGATCCCGAGCCGGACTCGGATTACATGACCAATCTGCACTGGTGCAGTGAAACTAACCTGCATGCCATCGAGGCACTGGGGGAGCGGCTCGGTTTGCAGCTGGAGCCACCGGAAATTCCCGAGGCGACAGTCACTCGAGCCGCCGCCGCACACGATCAGCTCATCCACATGCTGCGCGGAATCAGCACCGACGACGAGTACATCCGATATCGGCTCCGGGTCGCCTTCCGGTTGGCCCGCTACGTGCAGCGCGAGGACGAGATCGGTGCAGAACTGACCAACGCCGATCTGGACGACTTGGCCTCGTTGCTGGGTCACCGGCCGCACACCTGGCAGGAAGGCGACGCCGCACTGGAGCAGTTCGTCCTGGCCGATGACGGTCGACACGATGAACAGCTCTGTCAGTTGTTCTACCGCCGCCAGATTCGCCACAAGAACACTCTCGGCCCGTTGGGATCGGCGATGGTTGCTCACCACACCTGCCAGCCGTTCCCCGCGCGCGTTTAA
- a CDS encoding acyl-CoA synthetase produces MNSTDQSGDVAGREKVDEDDHDLLTFGEAGERLRLEIAAAATELERLRHDGTPAEVEKADTRLTALRAAAARNSAQPINDSNFEKFFGYPGKAKRNLPGPPPGP; encoded by the coding sequence ATGAACAGCACGGATCAGTCCGGCGACGTCGCCGGACGAGAAAAAGTGGATGAGGATGACCACGACCTGCTGACTTTCGGAGAAGCCGGGGAGCGGCTGCGCCTCGAGATCGCCGCAGCCGCAACCGAGCTTGAGCGCCTTCGGCATGACGGAACCCCCGCCGAGGTCGAGAAAGCCGACACTCGCCTCACGGCGCTGCGCGCCGCCGCCGCACGCAACAGCGCACAACCCATCAACGACAGCAACTTCGAGAAATTCTTCGGCTATCCCGGGAAGGCCAAACGCAATCTGCCCGGCCCCCCGCCGGGGCCATGA
- a CDS encoding acyl-CoA dehydrogenase family protein, translating into MQAADWRPRLESLLAEFRVRQNEFARSGVKPDRIEAARAWHADLVDHGLAAPGWPRAVGGLELSLADQLDYYRMTTDAGAPPHPCALSFILAPTLIAHGTRQQKDRFLKPLLRADEFWCQGFSEPGAGSDLSSLSTRADRDGDMYRVSGQKVWTSMADRADWMFALVRTGTGDKPSDGITYLLIPMNSPGITVRPLRDISGAAHFAEVFLDDVAVPVENRVGEEGAGWSIMRTSLGHERATAFLADEFKYRRTVDRVVELVAARQLDGDPLIRQDIARMESGVRTIAANSARALAAVLRGEDPGGVASVNRLVKSEFEQHLHALALRAVGPYAALGSRAPDAVDNGRWTFGYLMSRATTIGAGTAEIQRNTIAESVLGLPSHRGEGTRTAAVTPGAPLAVPEEDERELRDVLAKTLAAKVDVASLLDRKRPIDATDPAVWSALVEFGLPGLAVAESLGGAGARQRLLYAAIEEAGKALAPAPLVSTATALDIAVQCGAKDLVERLAAGTPAAFAVPLHDGGWVTEGIELPEWDGAALRGVVPIVAGAPSAEMLVVLARADDGEVVLAVDADAEGVDVTAHQPLDLTATVGAVTFTGAIGEVLADGTDVGRVLRAARRQALLAVAADSVGVAARALAMAVDWAGERHQFGRAIGSFQAVSHRCADILVALEGARSQVLAAAEVDLEDSEYLVDLATAAALDAAVMATEAALQIHGGIGFTWEHPIHLLLRRAQANAVLVGRADALRDRAAAELLRPLQEKRIEQALSR; encoded by the coding sequence ATGCAGGCAGCTGATTGGCGTCCTCGGCTCGAGTCGTTACTCGCCGAATTCCGTGTTCGTCAGAATGAGTTCGCCCGGTCGGGCGTCAAGCCGGACCGGATCGAGGCAGCCCGGGCCTGGCACGCCGATTTGGTTGATCACGGTTTGGCCGCACCAGGCTGGCCTCGCGCGGTCGGTGGTCTGGAGTTGTCGCTGGCCGATCAGCTGGATTACTACCGGATGACCACGGACGCGGGCGCGCCGCCGCATCCCTGCGCGCTGTCGTTCATCCTCGCTCCCACCCTGATCGCGCACGGCACGCGCCAGCAAAAGGACCGCTTCCTCAAGCCGCTGTTGCGTGCGGATGAGTTCTGGTGCCAGGGCTTCTCGGAGCCGGGTGCCGGTAGTGACCTGTCGTCGCTGTCCACCCGGGCGGACCGCGATGGGGACATGTACCGGGTCAGCGGCCAGAAGGTGTGGACCTCGATGGCCGACCGGGCCGACTGGATGTTCGCCCTAGTGCGGACCGGCACGGGGGACAAGCCGAGTGACGGCATTACCTACCTACTGATCCCGATGAACAGTCCGGGGATCACGGTGCGGCCGCTGCGCGACATCAGCGGTGCGGCACACTTCGCCGAGGTGTTCCTGGACGACGTGGCCGTGCCGGTGGAGAACCGGGTCGGCGAGGAGGGGGCCGGCTGGTCGATCATGCGGACCTCGCTGGGGCACGAGCGGGCCACCGCGTTCCTGGCTGATGAGTTCAAGTACCGCCGTACCGTCGACCGGGTGGTCGAATTGGTTGCGGCCAGGCAACTCGACGGCGATCCGCTGATCCGTCAGGACATCGCCCGCATGGAGTCCGGGGTGCGCACCATCGCCGCCAACAGCGCCCGCGCGCTGGCCGCGGTGCTGCGCGGCGAAGATCCCGGCGGTGTGGCCTCGGTGAACCGGCTGGTGAAATCCGAGTTCGAGCAGCACCTGCACGCTCTCGCGCTGCGTGCTGTCGGACCGTACGCCGCGCTGGGCAGCCGGGCTCCCGATGCCGTCGACAATGGACGCTGGACCTTCGGCTACCTGATGAGCCGGGCCACCACCATCGGTGCGGGCACTGCCGAGATCCAGCGCAACACCATCGCCGAGAGCGTGCTTGGACTGCCCTCGCACCGCGGCGAGGGCACCCGCACCGCGGCCGTCACCCCCGGCGCACCGCTGGCGGTGCCCGAGGAGGACGAACGCGAACTGCGTGACGTGTTGGCGAAAACGCTAGCGGCGAAGGTGGATGTGGCGTCGCTGCTGGACCGGAAACGTCCCATCGATGCCACCGACCCGGCCGTGTGGTCGGCGCTCGTCGAGTTCGGACTGCCCGGCCTGGCCGTCGCCGAGTCACTCGGCGGCGCCGGTGCGCGGCAGCGGCTGCTCTATGCCGCCATCGAGGAAGCCGGCAAAGCGCTGGCGCCGGCGCCGCTGGTGTCGACGGCGACCGCTCTCGACATCGCCGTGCAGTGCGGCGCGAAGGATCTCGTCGAGCGTCTCGCTGCGGGCACCCCGGCCGCGTTCGCGGTCCCACTGCACGATGGCGGCTGGGTGACCGAAGGCATCGAGTTGCCGGAATGGGACGGCGCTGCCCTGCGGGGCGTGGTGCCGATCGTAGCGGGCGCGCCGAGCGCCGAGATGCTGGTGGTGTTGGCGCGCGCCGATGACGGCGAGGTTGTGCTGGCGGTCGACGCGGACGCCGAGGGCGTCGACGTGACGGCCCATCAGCCCCTCGATCTGACCGCGACCGTCGGCGCTGTGACGTTCACCGGAGCGATTGGTGAGGTGCTGGCCGACGGGACCGACGTGGGCCGCGTGTTGCGCGCCGCGCGTCGGCAGGCACTGCTGGCTGTGGCGGCCGACTCCGTGGGCGTGGCTGCCCGCGCGCTGGCCATGGCGGTCGACTGGGCAGGTGAACGTCACCAGTTCGGTCGCGCCATCGGCAGCTTTCAGGCCGTATCGCATCGGTGCGCCGACATCCTGGTCGCACTCGAAGGCGCCCGCAGTCAGGTGCTCGCGGCCGCAGAGGTCGATCTCGAAGATTCGGAGTACCTGGTGGACCTGGCCACCGCGGCCGCTCTCGACGCCGCGGTCATGGCGACCGAGGCCGCACTGCAGATTCACGGCGGCATCGGCTTCACCTGGGAACATCCGATTCACCTGCTGCTGCGTCGCGCCCAAGCCAACGCCGTGCTGGTCGGCCGGGCCGACGCACTGCGTGATCGCGCAGCCGCGGAGTTGCTGCGGCCGCTTCAGGAGAAGCGCATCGAACAAGCGTTGAGTCGCTGA